A single window of Granulicella mallensis MP5ACTX8 DNA harbors:
- a CDS encoding M24 family metallopeptidase, with protein MTITEEQRAAELLEAQTKAANLFHEVEARGLVRPGITESRLNEEIYTLAKELLGISTYWHKRIVRAGKNTLLPYAENPPDLTLGEDDILFLDLGPVFEQWEADFGRTFVLGSDPVKLKMQHDVAQAFAEGKKHFQQTSDITSSELFHYAHSLAAKFGWEFGGPIAGHLIGQFPHERIADDKVTLYVHPQSNLSMRSQDEEGRQRHWILEIHFVDRERQIGGFFEELLTV; from the coding sequence ATGACCATAACGGAAGAACAGCGAGCCGCAGAGCTTCTCGAAGCACAGACCAAGGCAGCAAATCTCTTCCATGAAGTGGAAGCCCGAGGACTGGTCCGTCCCGGCATCACTGAGAGCCGTCTGAACGAAGAAATCTACACCCTGGCGAAAGAACTCTTAGGCATCTCGACGTACTGGCATAAGCGCATCGTTCGCGCCGGCAAAAACACCCTGCTCCCTTACGCTGAAAATCCTCCCGATCTTACCCTCGGCGAAGACGATATCCTCTTCCTCGATCTGGGCCCCGTCTTCGAGCAGTGGGAGGCGGACTTTGGCCGCACCTTCGTGCTCGGCTCCGATCCCGTAAAGCTCAAGATGCAGCACGACGTCGCCCAGGCCTTTGCAGAAGGCAAGAAGCACTTCCAGCAGACGTCGGACATCACCAGTAGCGAGCTCTTCCACTACGCCCACTCTCTGGCGGCAAAGTTCGGCTGGGAGTTCGGCGGCCCGATCGCCGGACACCTGATCGGCCAGTTCCCTCACGAGCGCATCGCCGACGACAAGGTAACGCTCTACGTTCATCCCCAAAGCAACCTGTCCATGCGCTCCCAGGACGAAGAAGGCCGGCAGCGGCACTGGATTCTGGAGATTCATTTTGTGGATAGGGAACGCCAGATCGGCGGCTTCTTCGAAGAGCTGCTTACCGTCTGA
- a CDS encoding CHY zinc finger protein, translated as MPDSRPQVHGIDLDAQTRCAHYNSSIDIVAIKMKCCGIFYACKDCHGALADHEIEVWPRSEWDEPAVLCGACGEVLSVREYMDCGNVCPKCGAGFNPGCRHHYRDYFEAE; from the coding sequence ATGCCCGATTCTCGGCCTCAAGTACACGGAATCGATCTGGACGCGCAGACCCGTTGTGCGCATTACAACAGTTCGATCGACATTGTCGCGATCAAGATGAAGTGCTGCGGCATCTTCTACGCGTGCAAGGACTGCCACGGCGCTCTGGCCGATCATGAGATCGAGGTATGGCCTCGCAGCGAGTGGGACGAGCCTGCGGTGTTGTGCGGGGCGTGCGGGGAGGTGCTCAGCGTGCGGGAGTATATGGATTGCGGTAATGTTTGTCCGAAGTGTGGCGCGGGGTTTAATCCGGGGTGCCGCCATCATTATCGTGATTATTTTGAGGCGGAGTGA